In Fluviicola taffensis DSM 16823, the following are encoded in one genomic region:
- a CDS encoding DUF4846 domain-containing protein codes for MNKLAFAAFLISFLVIASCNLNSSKTVEGVNTNIQLIDTSGTTIATRFLVPEGYARKSQDSSSFGFFLRNLSLKRDGSAVHLYNGELKGNQSAHVAVIDMSVGKRDLQQCADAVMRLRGEYLFHSNRFSDIHFRFVSGFNCEYSKWREGNRVALNGNSVSWQKSASADKSYGGFLKYMETVFNYASTLSLDKELRSVKLEDVEIGDVLIRGGSPGHAVIVVDMIENTDGEKLVLLAQSYMPAQEIQVLMNPMNATLSPWYNLKERMKIYTAEYTFEAFQLKRF; via the coding sequence ATGAATAAATTAGCTTTTGCAGCATTTTTAATCTCATTTCTTGTTATTGCTTCTTGCAATCTCAATTCCTCAAAAACAGTGGAGGGAGTCAATACGAATATTCAATTGATTGACACATCGGGGACAACTATCGCCACTCGGTTTTTAGTTCCTGAAGGCTACGCACGCAAATCGCAGGATAGTTCGAGTTTCGGGTTCTTTTTGCGAAATCTTTCTTTGAAACGAGATGGTTCAGCAGTTCATTTGTATAATGGTGAATTGAAAGGAAATCAAAGCGCACACGTTGCGGTGATTGATATGTCTGTAGGAAAGCGAGATTTACAGCAATGCGCGGATGCAGTGATGCGATTGCGCGGAGAATATTTATTTCATTCCAACCGTTTTTCAGATATTCATTTTCGATTTGTGAGTGGATTTAACTGCGAATATAGTAAGTGGCGAGAAGGAAATCGAGTGGCTTTAAATGGAAATTCAGTCAGTTGGCAAAAATCAGCTTCTGCAGATAAGAGTTATGGTGGATTCTTGAAATATATGGAAACAGTTTTCAACTATGCAAGTACACTTTCTTTGGACAAAGAATTGCGCTCTGTGAAATTGGAAGATGTAGAAATTGGTGATGTGCTGATTCGAGGTGGATCTCCTGGACATGCTGTGATTGTGGTGGATATGATTGAAAATACGGATGGAGAAAAATTAGTGCTTTTGGCTCAAAGTTACATGCCTGCACAAGAAATTCAGGTTTTAATGAATCCAATGAACGCAACGCTTTCTCCCTGGTATAATTTGAAGGAACGAATGAAAATATATACAGCTGAATATACGTTTGAAGCTTTTCAATTGAAGCGGTTTTAG
- the map gene encoding type I methionyl aminopeptidase, producing the protein MIKYKTAEEIEIMRQAAQIVSRTLGKIAEIMRPGVTPLEMDKLAEAYIRSQDAIPAFLGLYGCPSTLLISVNEQVVHGLPTERPIQEGDIVSVDCGAIYKGYYGDHAYTFAVGKISDAKRKLLDVTLECLYLGIEQAHVGNRIDDIGWAIQTHAEKHGYGVVRELVGHGLGTTLHEDPQVANYGKRGRGKKIMNGLTIAIEPMINMGTEKVIQLEDNWTIVTADGQPSAHFEHDIAVVDGKPVILSTFDYIEEALAKKND; encoded by the coding sequence ATGATTAAGTATAAAACAGCCGAAGAAATTGAGATTATGCGCCAAGCTGCGCAAATTGTTAGTAGAACATTAGGTAAAATAGCAGAAATAATGCGCCCAGGAGTTACTCCATTAGAAATGGATAAACTGGCTGAAGCGTATATTCGTTCTCAAGATGCAATTCCAGCATTTCTAGGCTTATATGGTTGTCCGAGTACTTTGCTGATTTCGGTTAATGAGCAAGTAGTTCACGGTTTGCCGACAGAAAGACCTATTCAAGAAGGTGATATCGTTTCGGTAGATTGTGGAGCTATTTACAAAGGATATTACGGAGATCATGCCTATACTTTTGCTGTGGGGAAAATCTCTGATGCGAAAAGAAAATTATTGGACGTAACATTGGAATGTCTATATTTAGGTATCGAGCAAGCTCATGTTGGAAATAGAATCGATGATATTGGTTGGGCAATTCAAACACATGCTGAAAAACATGGTTATGGAGTTGTTCGTGAATTAGTTGGTCACGGTTTAGGTACAACATTACACGAGGATCCACAAGTTGCAAACTATGGAAAACGTGGAAGAGGAAAGAAAATCATGAATGGTTTGACGATTGCTATCGAACCAATGATCAATATGGGAACCGAGAAAGTCATTCAACTAGAAGATAATTGGACGATTGTAACTGCAGATGGACAGCCAAGTGCACATTTCGAACACGATATTGCCGTTGTTGACGGAAAACCGGTTATTCTATCCACATTTGATTACATCGAAGAAGCGTTAGCAAAGAAGAATGACTAG
- a CDS encoding LIC11966 family surface protein, with protein sequence MKTQILKFTLLIAFLGSANLYAQTAVEYMNVFTTEYSKIQQDMWDYTSSVSHGKSARKVEKRRAELIQTSSQALAKAKSAKAFNGSTQFRDSVIEYLRINNIVLKEDYAKIVDMEAVSEESYDAMEAYMLARERANDKLVQASDMVGREQKVFAAANNINLISSEDALDKKMTIAGQVYNTYNEIYLIFFKSFKQELYLMDAINRKDINAIEQNRNALISTAKEGLAKLDDVKPYANDKSMIEATKKLLNFYIDEATNETPKMADYFMVTENFDKVKKAFDEIPEKKRTQKDVDGYNKAVNDMNAGVNTYNATNQTLNKKRSGLIDSWNNTASKFTDSHVPKGK encoded by the coding sequence ATGAAAACTCAAATTCTAAAATTCACCTTACTAATTGCCTTTCTTGGATCGGCTAACTTGTATGCACAAACTGCTGTTGAGTATATGAATGTATTTACGACTGAATACAGCAAAATTCAACAAGATATGTGGGATTATACGAGTTCTGTTTCTCACGGTAAAAGTGCTCGAAAAGTAGAGAAAAGAAGAGCTGAATTGATTCAAACATCTAGTCAAGCTTTAGCTAAAGCGAAATCTGCGAAAGCATTTAATGGATCAACTCAATTTCGTGATTCTGTCATTGAATACCTTCGAATTAATAATATCGTATTGAAAGAAGATTACGCGAAAATTGTAGACATGGAAGCCGTTTCTGAAGAGTCTTATGACGCAATGGAAGCATATATGTTGGCGCGTGAACGTGCAAATGACAAATTGGTTCAAGCATCGGATATGGTTGGGAGAGAGCAAAAAGTATTCGCTGCTGCAAACAATATTAATTTGATTTCATCTGAAGATGCATTGGATAAGAAAATGACCATTGCTGGACAAGTTTACAATACATATAATGAGATTTACTTGATTTTCTTCAAAAGCTTTAAGCAAGAATTGTATCTAATGGATGCAATCAATCGAAAAGACATCAATGCAATCGAACAAAATAGAAACGCATTGATCTCAACAGCAAAAGAAGGTTTAGCAAAATTAGACGATGTAAAACCGTATGCAAATGATAAAAGCATGATTGAGGCAACTAAAAAATTGTTGAATTTTTATATCGATGAAGCTACGAATGAAACTCCCAAAATGGCTGATTATTTTATGGTCACTGAAAATTTTGACAAAGTGAAAAAAGCTTTTGATGAGATTCCCGAAAAGAAACGCACTCAGAAAGATGTGGATGGATACAATAAAGCTGTTAATGATATGAATGCAGGTGTGAATACGTACAATGCTACAAATCAAACATTGAATAAGAAACGTTCTGGGTTGATTGATAGCTGGAATAATACAGCAAGTAAATTTACAGATTCGCATGTCCCAAAAGGAAAGTAA
- a CDS encoding DUF2339 domain-containing protein, whose translation MESDKDKVARLEESYRKLWAEHEDLKIRIKENYAEFKILRDQLGVEKTAIQSVVTKTAQPENVSTPTIPISQNPIPTKKEKTSWEQFIGEQLLSKIGIAIVLIGVGIGAKYAIDHNLIGQGGRVLAGFSIAAILGVFAFVFRAKYKSFSAVLASGAIGVAYFITYAAYSFYQLIPSSVAFGGLLVLVLIAVFLAMYYNMAIIAHLGLVGAYILPPLVSDGSKHISYYLLYMLIINLGMLLISIVRKWPTIQYPVIVWTAFIFLFWFNTDFNFQLDSLIAASYLVAFFTLFVFAIVGRNLWKKDALVDHQVIQLILVGICYFGAVGYVNDHSPIWQAMLFHAVGIGVYLGIRAIFAKEERFDFKRVFGALSIFGLANCLTVFCGDYSYIYVLISGALILFWLAEEMKGKLEEVIGIVLFSLASLFILIEVTINLLKTAEHDYFGDELVFSIGFIVLAIGLTFILLRKFQPEYHSKLIWKTAGLFGFAILIFFGYYAISAHVNYETSLTVKELNSQSSEQSTLQYVKFETYKDLILVWKYAWLPMSVFVTLGFRKWVLGRTDSLSGTDLILGIVFLGLSLIGLSFSEMEIPNFLKEPEYWSSYKLAHYCLLGGVIGTAILQRTHQKQDDWVKALSLLLILWVLSLELVQWSLVSGFGAGYKILLSVLWVAFAIAMIVIGIKQKQAIMRITAMVILGITMLKMFFYDLSTLSTIYKTIVFIAIGGLLLVGAYFYQSLSKQEEVQNENE comes from the coding sequence ATGGAATCTGATAAGGATAAAGTTGCCCGTTTAGAGGAATCATACCGGAAATTGTGGGCTGAACACGAAGATTTAAAGATTCGAATCAAAGAAAATTATGCGGAATTTAAGATTTTGCGTGATCAATTAGGGGTTGAAAAAACGGCAATTCAATCTGTTGTTACAAAAACGGCTCAACCAGAAAATGTATCTACACCAACAATTCCAATTTCACAAAATCCAATTCCAACTAAAAAAGAGAAAACCTCTTGGGAACAGTTTATTGGAGAGCAATTGTTGAGTAAAATCGGGATTGCAATTGTATTAATAGGTGTTGGAATTGGTGCGAAATATGCCATCGACCACAATTTGATTGGTCAAGGAGGTCGCGTTTTAGCTGGTTTTTCGATTGCAGCAATTTTGGGTGTTTTTGCATTCGTTTTTAGAGCAAAATACAAGTCGTTTAGTGCTGTTTTGGCGAGTGGAGCAATTGGAGTTGCTTATTTCATCACTTATGCGGCTTATAGTTTCTATCAATTGATACCATCGTCTGTTGCATTTGGAGGCTTGCTCGTATTGGTATTAATTGCTGTGTTTTTGGCAATGTATTACAACATGGCAATCATTGCTCATTTAGGGTTGGTTGGAGCATATATTTTGCCTCCATTGGTTTCTGATGGCTCTAAACACATTTCGTACTATTTGCTTTACATGCTCATCATCAATTTGGGAATGTTACTCATTTCAATTGTTCGAAAATGGCCAACCATTCAGTATCCAGTAATAGTATGGACAGCTTTTATTTTCCTCTTTTGGTTCAATACCGATTTTAACTTTCAGCTAGACTCGCTGATTGCAGCAAGTTACTTGGTAGCTTTCTTCACCTTGTTTGTTTTTGCGATTGTTGGAAGGAATCTCTGGAAGAAAGATGCTTTGGTCGATCACCAGGTCATTCAGTTGATACTTGTAGGGATTTGCTATTTTGGTGCTGTTGGATATGTAAATGACCATTCTCCAATTTGGCAGGCGATGCTGTTTCATGCCGTTGGAATTGGTGTTTATTTGGGAATCCGCGCCATTTTTGCAAAAGAAGAACGTTTCGATTTTAAACGTGTTTTTGGAGCCTTGTCGATTTTTGGTTTGGCAAATTGTTTGACTGTTTTTTGCGGAGATTACTCGTACATCTATGTCTTGATTAGTGGCGCGTTGATTTTATTTTGGCTCGCTGAAGAAATGAAAGGAAAACTGGAAGAAGTTATCGGTATTGTTTTGTTCTCATTGGCTTCGCTATTCATACTTATTGAAGTGACAATCAATTTATTGAAAACGGCAGAGCACGATTACTTTGGAGATGAATTAGTTTTCTCCATTGGATTCATCGTATTAGCCATTGGATTGACATTTATTTTACTTCGCAAGTTTCAACCAGAATACCATTCAAAATTGATTTGGAAAACAGCTGGGCTATTTGGTTTCGCTATTCTGATTTTCTTCGGGTATTATGCAATTTCAGCACATGTAAATTATGAAACAAGTTTAACAGTGAAAGAACTTAATTCTCAGAGTTCAGAGCAAAGTACGCTTCAGTATGTGAAATTTGAGACTTACAAGGACTTAATTCTGGTTTGGAAGTATGCTTGGCTTCCAATGAGTGTATTTGTAACCCTTGGATTTAGAAAATGGGTGCTTGGAAGAACCGATTCTTTATCTGGAACAGACCTTATTTTAGGAATTGTTTTCTTGGGATTATCATTGATTGGATTGTCATTTTCAGAAATGGAGATTCCAAATTTCTTGAAAGAACCTGAATATTGGAGTTCGTATAAATTGGCACACTATTGTTTATTGGGTGGTGTTATTGGTACCGCAATTCTTCAGCGGACACACCAAAAACAAGACGATTGGGTAAAAGCACTTTCACTCTTGCTTATTTTATGGGTACTTTCCTTGGAATTGGTTCAATGGTCGTTGGTTTCAGGATTTGGAGCTGGATACAAAATCTTGCTTTCTGTACTTTGGGTTGCATTTGCTATAGCAATGATTGTTATCGGAATCAAACAAAAACAAGCAATTATGCGAATCACAGCGATGGTTATTTTGGGAATTACGATGTTAAAAATGTTCTTTTACGATCTCAGTACCTTGAGTACAATTTACAAAACAATTGTCTTCATCGCAATTGGAGGGTTACTCTTGGTTGGAGCATATTTCTACCAGAGTTTGTCGAAGCAGGAAGAAGTACAAAATGAGAATGAGTAA
- a CDS encoding UbiA family prenyltransferase — MRWFHELVVMIPFIALYLSTYYFGESHIQTPLSGILLLCFTIQLLIAAGCVLNDIRDKDIDAVNKPNTRIIGRIYSVKQSYILFITLMILTVITSILLTCFYFEDWWWISITVVLFSFVYNLWLKRTPLFGNLLMAAMTASIALVIKMYLSADLVILNSEKLNLLFDLFALISFAIIVPRELSLDISDLQGDLSDDCYTLPAKIGEQNSKWVVVLLLVLFILSGIWIVYFHPYQWITFGVGIVLLFVYMYWLFRCKERIDYIKAGRFLWAVMILMFLLTTYFTFQ, encoded by the coding sequence ATGCGTTGGTTTCATGAACTCGTTGTCATGATTCCATTTATCGCTTTGTATTTAAGTACATACTATTTTGGGGAATCTCACATTCAAACCCCGTTATCGGGTATTCTATTATTGTGCTTTACCATTCAGCTACTTATTGCTGCAGGATGCGTTTTGAACGATATTCGAGACAAAGACATTGATGCTGTGAACAAGCCAAACACCCGAATTATTGGAAGAATTTACAGCGTAAAACAAAGCTACATCCTCTTTATCACCTTAATGATTCTAACTGTAATTACGAGTATTCTACTTACCTGTTTTTATTTCGAAGATTGGTGGTGGATTTCAATTACAGTGGTGCTTTTTTCATTCGTCTACAATTTATGGCTCAAACGAACTCCTCTTTTTGGAAATCTGCTCATGGCAGCAATGACCGCTTCGATCGCTTTGGTCATCAAAATGTATTTATCAGCAGATTTAGTGATTCTAAATAGTGAAAAATTAAATCTTTTATTCGATTTATTTGCACTGATTTCATTTGCGATTATCGTTCCACGGGAGCTGAGTTTAGACATTTCCGATTTACAAGGAGATTTAAGTGATGATTGTTATACCCTTCCAGCTAAAATTGGTGAACAAAATAGCAAATGGGTGGTCGTTCTGTTACTCGTTTTATTCATATTGAGTGGAATTTGGATCGTTTATTTTCATCCTTATCAATGGATTACATTTGGAGTAGGGATTGTTTTACTATTCGTCTATATGTATTGGCTATTTCGTTGCAAAGAACGCATTGATTACATAAAAGCAGGCCGTTTTCTATGGGCAGTTATGATTCTGATGTTCCTGCTGACCACTTATTTTACATTTCAGTGA
- a CDS encoding S41 family peptidase gives MRLKFLFTITLLITIGSFYSAAGELDSLSKSVQFLVKRIQSKHVKPRAIDEAYGNQVHDYLISFIDSDNEILRVDDLTYLKGLSSKIPDNIKNGNQFYFNEFQRLVNLRSKEISVFQERFLSTPINLNSTKQFDFNQQQKITESTYKTFWEASLSYSILSEMVAMHPKDSKLLLKDSLVQFEKKARLKIQNRTTNYLESIQNAERLKELYLLAIAMSFDPHSSYFSPSQKKGFFEELSVQKEKFGISYGLDEENRIILTDVLPGSSAWLSNELFTGDFILGIKFGLKNSSWLEIKNGVSGLKELSEAFEKFDGREISIRIKDENGDEIQVDLEKGVVYNDNDNIKNALMLGSQKIGYISLPDFYTNYSADMTEQGCANDMAKCILKLKKDGIQGLILDLRGNGGGSLYEAISLSGIFVDYGPILATQDNLGVVKVLKDINRGFIYDGPLLVLIDEGSASASEIVAAVLQDYQKAIIVGVPSFGKATSQQVWPLDPVVGEIGGIQENPNFGYVSITEGVLYRVNGQSNQVVGVKPDIEVGMTAFDSTQHRERNYKNALIPPPIEKKISFVASSNPLPVAELVAFSVKQRATGIYDSYYKTLDTISSNYNQSKATKLDLASFWNESQKNNQLRTRFKSLSVEPKWPYTVSSNSFDQMVYDKNPILKMYFEDFTKHLNSDIELFEAVGIMDEWLQTINK, from the coding sequence TTGCGTTTGAAATTTTTATTTACAATCACCTTATTAATCACGATAGGTTCATTTTATTCAGCGGCTGGTGAATTAGATTCTTTATCTAAAAGCGTTCAGTTTTTAGTCAAAAGGATTCAAAGTAAGCATGTAAAACCGCGAGCAATTGATGAAGCATACGGCAATCAAGTTCATGATTATTTGATTTCATTTATTGATTCGGATAATGAGATTTTGCGAGTTGATGATCTGACGTACTTAAAAGGACTGAGTTCAAAAATTCCAGATAACATAAAGAATGGTAACCAATTCTATTTCAATGAATTTCAGCGATTAGTAAATCTTCGGTCCAAAGAAATAAGTGTGTTTCAGGAAAGGTTTCTAAGTACTCCAATCAATTTAAATAGCACGAAGCAGTTTGATTTCAACCAGCAACAAAAAATCACAGAATCAACCTACAAAACCTTTTGGGAAGCCAGTTTAAGTTATTCCATCTTGTCGGAAATGGTCGCCATGCATCCCAAAGATTCTAAATTGCTTTTAAAAGATTCGCTGGTTCAATTTGAGAAGAAAGCCAGATTGAAAATTCAAAACAGAACGACCAACTATTTGGAAAGCATACAGAATGCAGAACGCTTGAAAGAGCTTTATTTATTGGCGATTGCTATGAGTTTTGACCCACATTCTTCTTACTTCAGTCCAAGTCAAAAGAAAGGTTTTTTTGAGGAGCTTTCCGTTCAAAAAGAAAAATTCGGAATCAGTTATGGATTAGACGAAGAAAATAGGATCATATTAACAGATGTCTTGCCTGGAAGTTCCGCTTGGTTATCCAATGAATTGTTTACGGGTGACTTTATTTTGGGAATCAAGTTCGGATTGAAGAACTCCTCTTGGTTGGAAATCAAAAATGGCGTTTCTGGATTGAAGGAATTATCGGAAGCTTTTGAAAAATTTGATGGGAGAGAAATTTCAATTCGTATAAAGGATGAAAATGGAGATGAAATACAAGTTGATCTAGAAAAAGGAGTTGTTTATAATGACAACGATAATATCAAAAATGCATTAATGTTGGGGTCTCAAAAAATTGGTTATATCAGTCTCCCCGATTTTTACACGAATTATTCTGCCGATATGACCGAACAAGGTTGTGCAAATGATATGGCAAAATGCATCTTGAAACTCAAAAAAGATGGTATCCAAGGGTTGATTTTGGATTTACGTGGAAATGGAGGAGGTTCACTTTATGAGGCTATTTCGCTTTCGGGTATTTTTGTTGATTACGGACCAATTTTGGCAACTCAAGATAATTTGGGAGTTGTGAAAGTATTGAAAGACATTAATCGCGGATTCATTTACGACGGACCTTTGTTGGTTTTGATTGATGAAGGAAGTGCTTCAGCTTCGGAAATTGTTGCAGCAGTTTTACAAGATTATCAAAAAGCAATTATTGTGGGTGTCCCTAGTTTTGGAAAAGCAACGAGTCAGCAAGTTTGGCCTTTGGATCCCGTTGTTGGTGAAATTGGAGGTATTCAAGAAAATCCAAATTTCGGGTATGTAAGCATCACAGAAGGTGTTTTGTATCGTGTGAATGGACAATCGAATCAAGTAGTTGGTGTTAAGCCAGATATTGAAGTTGGAATGACTGCTTTTGATTCAACACAACACCGCGAACGGAATTATAAAAACGCATTGATTCCACCTCCCATTGAAAAGAAAATTAGTTTCGTGGCTTCCTCGAATCCACTTCCTGTTGCTGAACTTGTAGCATTCTCTGTGAAACAACGAGCAACTGGAATTTATGATTCCTATTACAAGACATTGGATACCATTTCGAGTAATTACAATCAATCCAAAGCAACGAAATTAGATTTGGCTTCTTTTTGGAATGAATCTCAGAAAAACAATCAATTAAGAACTCGGTTTAAATCCTTGAGTGTGGAACCAAAATGGCCATATACCGTTTCGTCTAACTCTTTCGATCAGATGGTATACGATAAAAATCCAATCTTGAAAATGTATTTCGAAGATTTTACAAAACATTTAAATTCAGATATTGAACTCTTTGAAGCTGTTGGAATAATGGATGAATGGCTACAAACAATCAACAAATAA
- the sucC gene encoding ADP-forming succinate--CoA ligase subunit beta, with product MNLHEYQGKSILQKYGVAIQRGVVVEKVEDAIAAAKKLTEETGTGWYVVKAQIHAGGRGKGVVEETGSHGVVLAKGIDQVEEKVKGILGGHLETAQTNGVGKLVSKVLLAEDVYYPGEAEVEEFYMSVLLDRERGRNTIMYSTEGGMDIETVAHDTPHLIFKEEIDPRVGIQGFQARKIAFNLGLSGEAFKQMTKFVVNLYNAYEGCDAAMFEINPVLKTSDNKIIAVDAKVTLDGNGLYRHPDYAAMRDTMEEDPLDVEADAAGLNFVKLDGNVACMVNGAGLAMATMDIIKYSGGSPANFLDVGGTANAERVEKAFHIILKDPNVKAILINIFGGIVRCDRVAQGVVDAYKSIGNIPVPIIVRLQGTNAVEAKKIIDDSGLNVHSAVLLQEAADKVKEVLA from the coding sequence ATGAACTTACACGAATATCAAGGAAAATCAATTTTACAAAAATACGGCGTGGCAATCCAACGCGGAGTAGTTGTAGAAAAAGTAGAAGATGCAATTGCTGCAGCTAAAAAATTGACAGAAGAAACTGGAACAGGTTGGTATGTGGTAAAAGCACAAATCCATGCTGGAGGACGCGGAAAAGGTGTCGTTGAAGAAACTGGTTCTCATGGTGTAGTTCTTGCAAAAGGAATTGATCAAGTTGAAGAAAAAGTAAAAGGAATCCTTGGTGGTCACTTGGAAACAGCTCAAACGAATGGTGTAGGAAAATTGGTTAGCAAAGTATTGCTTGCTGAAGACGTTTATTACCCAGGTGAGGCTGAAGTAGAAGAGTTTTACATGTCTGTATTGTTGGATCGTGAAAGAGGTCGTAACACAATCATGTATTCTACCGAAGGAGGAATGGATATTGAAACAGTTGCTCACGATACTCCACATTTGATTTTTAAAGAAGAAATCGATCCACGTGTCGGTATTCAAGGATTCCAAGCGCGTAAAATCGCTTTTAATCTTGGTTTGTCAGGAGAAGCATTCAAGCAAATGACGAAATTCGTTGTGAACTTGTACAATGCTTATGAAGGTTGTGATGCCGCTATGTTCGAAATCAACCCTGTATTGAAAACTTCAGACAACAAAATCATTGCAGTTGATGCGAAAGTAACCTTGGATGGAAACGGATTGTACCGTCACCCAGATTATGCAGCAATGAGAGATACAATGGAAGAAGATCCATTGGATGTTGAAGCAGATGCAGCAGGATTAAACTTTGTGAAATTAGACGGAAACGTTGCTTGTATGGTAAACGGAGCGGGTCTTGCAATGGCAACAATGGATATTATCAAATACTCAGGTGGTAGCCCTGCAAACTTCTTGGATGTTGGTGGTACTGCAAATGCTGAGCGTGTTGAAAAAGCATTCCACATCATTTTGAAAGATCCAAACGTAAAAGCAATCTTAATCAATATCTTCGGTGGTATCGTTCGTTGTGACCGTGTTGCTCAAGGTGTTGTTGATGCATACAAAAGCATTGGAAATATTCCAGTTCCAATCATCGTGCGTTTGCAAGGAACAAATGCAGTTGAAGCGAAGAAAATCATTGATGATTCAGGATTGAATGTTCATTCAGCAGTGTTGTTGCAAGAAGCAGCAGATAAAGTAAAAGAAGTATTGGCGTAA
- a CDS encoding aspartate 1-decarboxylase produces MINLLKSKIQELVVSESSLDYPGSISLPIELIRMANLTEFEQVFVNNKTSGARISTYVVLSKQNGFVSLNGAASHHFKKGDIIHVLSYRMVDEAEAPRFRPTLVRANDKNEVIEAIPYFI; encoded by the coding sequence ATGATAAACCTACTCAAAAGTAAAATCCAAGAGCTCGTAGTCAGTGAAAGTTCTTTGGATTATCCTGGAAGCATCTCACTTCCGATAGAACTCATACGAATGGCAAATCTGACTGAATTCGAACAAGTATTTGTCAACAATAAAACATCTGGAGCTCGAATAAGTACTTATGTAGTTCTCAGTAAGCAGAATGGGTTTGTAAGCCTCAACGGAGCAGCTTCGCATCATTTCAAAAAGGGCGATATCATTCATGTATTGAGTTATCGCATGGTAGACGAAGCAGAAGCACCTCGATTCCGACCAACTTTAGTTCGTGCAAATGACAAAAACGAAGTCATTGAAGCTATTCCTTATTTCATTTGA